The Neomonachus schauinslandi chromosome 11, ASM220157v2, whole genome shotgun sequence genome contains a region encoding:
- the NCR3LG1 gene encoding natural cytotoxicity triggering receptor 3 ligand 1 isoform X1, with translation MAHLRLLLLLSGPQLLVLWCCPPSAGFLQVEMAGETQTVLLNDNATIICKVQGYHHLDITIMGITWFWKHQVSATEVKLFEFFGDHQMTVRPGASVSLRRLKRGDASLQLPGVQLREAGEYRCEVVITPHKAVGTVQLEVVAYPVSSLFPEQAMVKENEEQLILCMASGFYPTNITVTWKKWTQKDPQYVEFSEDIFTNCTTKNEDGMFNVTSFLMLKPSLEDNMTIYQCVVWHKSLPTSQRLNFTLTMIGSQKSACTLKYYIKQIPYSPS, from the exons ATGGCGCACTTGCGGCTGCTCCTGCTGctgtctgggcctcagcttctggTCCTGTGGTGCTGTCCACCCAGCGCAG GTTTTCTGCAAGTGGAGATGGCAGGGGAGACTCAGACGGTGCTTCTGAATGACAATGCCACTATTATCTGCAAAGTCCAGGGTTACCACCACCTGGACATCACAATTATGGGTATCACCTGGTTTTGGAAGCATCAAGTGTCTGCAACAGAAGTTAAACTGTTTGAGTTTTTTGGAGACCACCAAATGACAGTCCGACCTGGAGCCTCCGTGTCTCTACGGAGGCTGAAAAGGGGGGATGCCTCGCTGCAGCTGCCAGGGGTCCAGCTACGGGAAGCAGGAGAGTACCGTTGTGAGGTGGTGATCACCCCTCACAAAGCAGTGGGAACAGTCCAGCTGGAGGTTGTGG CTTACCCAGTCAGCAGCTTGTTTCCGGAGCAAGCCatggtgaaagaaaatgaagaacaactTATTTTGTGTATGGCAAGTGGGTTCTACCCCACAAACATTACTGTAACGTGGAAAAAGTGGACCCAGAAGGATCCCCAGTATGTGGAGTTTTCTGAGGACATCTTCACTAATTGTACCACCAAAAATGAGGATGGCATGTTTAATGTCACTAGTTTCTTGATGCTAAAGCCCTCTCTGGAAGACAATATGACCATCTACCAGTGTGTGGTATGGCACAAATCCTTGCCTACCTCCCAGAGGCTCAACTTCACCTTGACTATGATAG gATCTCAGAAGTCAGCTTGTACTCTGAA
- the NCR3LG1 gene encoding natural cytotoxicity triggering receptor 3 ligand 1 isoform X2 translates to MAHLRLLLLLSGPQLLVLWCCPPSAGFLQVEMAGETQTVLLNDNATIICKVQGYHHLDITIMGITWFWKHQVSATEVKLFEFFGDHQMTVRPGASVSLRRLKRGDASLQLPGVQLREAGEYRCEVVITPHKAVGTVQLEVVAYPVSSLFPEQAMVKENEEQLILCMASGFYPTNITVTWKKWTQKDPQYVEFSEDIFTNCTTKNEDGMFNVTSFLMLKPSLEDNMTIYQCVVWHKSLPTSQRLNFTLTMIVPEAERL, encoded by the exons ATGGCGCACTTGCGGCTGCTCCTGCTGctgtctgggcctcagcttctggTCCTGTGGTGCTGTCCACCCAGCGCAG GTTTTCTGCAAGTGGAGATGGCAGGGGAGACTCAGACGGTGCTTCTGAATGACAATGCCACTATTATCTGCAAAGTCCAGGGTTACCACCACCTGGACATCACAATTATGGGTATCACCTGGTTTTGGAAGCATCAAGTGTCTGCAACAGAAGTTAAACTGTTTGAGTTTTTTGGAGACCACCAAATGACAGTCCGACCTGGAGCCTCCGTGTCTCTACGGAGGCTGAAAAGGGGGGATGCCTCGCTGCAGCTGCCAGGGGTCCAGCTACGGGAAGCAGGAGAGTACCGTTGTGAGGTGGTGATCACCCCTCACAAAGCAGTGGGAACAGTCCAGCTGGAGGTTGTGG CTTACCCAGTCAGCAGCTTGTTTCCGGAGCAAGCCatggtgaaagaaaatgaagaacaactTATTTTGTGTATGGCAAGTGGGTTCTACCCCACAAACATTACTGTAACGTGGAAAAAGTGGACCCAGAAGGATCCCCAGTATGTGGAGTTTTCTGAGGACATCTTCACTAATTGTACCACCAAAAATGAGGATGGCATGTTTAATGTCACTAGTTTCTTGATGCTAAAGCCCTCTCTGGAAGACAATATGACCATCTACCAGTGTGTGGTATGGCACAAATCCTTGCCTACCTCCCAGAGGCTCAACTTCACCTTGACTATGATAG ttccggaggctgaaCGTTTGTGA